In Oryza sativa Japonica Group chromosome 11, ASM3414082v1, the following are encoded in one genomic region:
- the LOC4350476 gene encoding nod factor hydrolase protein 1 — translation MEQARVGSAMIFLLLAFLSEVSASISQQQQQQCGGASSAGVRAGFWLPSSSHYSPLGSIDTSLYSHLYYSSLSIDETRCAVAPPSSGEESSILSNFSSSIKSSGGGFAVKTILSIGTDEFREDVSNAAFSRMASEKNLRRAFINSSIELARANGFDGLDLAWRFPATQLDMENLGDLLAEWRAEIMEDSTTRSTEPLLLTATVYFSNHLFGMADTNLNYPIDDMSSSLDWVNIITFSLHKNSNVTTADAPLYDKDSHFSASYGVISWLDAGLPPCKLVMGIPLFGRSWFLRNKDKNGLGAPTAAAGTKQRKSNQIGVIAYAEIEEYLKSQSVFVTHDNQSVADYFYSGDLWVSFDSAVVVQEKVEFVAKSQLLGYFLSTISFDDSNYTLSKQASQSWNQYHVSSYAQGSFGIMQEGAIIQDLHASTGSPSSWYSKTLSYLLLSIILVLEVL, via the exons ATGGAGCAGGCACGCGTTGGCTCAGCCATGATCTTCCTACTCCTCGCTTTCCTGTCAGAGGTTTCTGCATCCAtatcgcagcagcagcagcagcaatgcgGTGGTGCATCGTCTGCAGGAGTGAGAGCTGGCTTCTGGCTGCCATCCTCGAGCCACTACTCGCCTCTCGGCAGCATCGACACCTCGCTGTACAGCCATCTCTACTACAGCTCGCTCTCCATCGACGAGACCCGctgcgccgtcgcgccgccgtcctccggtGAAGAGAGCTCCATTCTTTCCAATTTCTCGAGCAGCATCAAGTCCTCCGGTGGGGGTTTCGCTGTCAAGACCATCTTGTCCATTGGCACGGATGAGTTCAGGGAGGATGTGTCCAATGCCGCCTTCTCCAGGATGGCCTCGGAGAAGAACCTTCGGAGAGCGTTCATCAACTCGTCGATCGAATTGGCTCGTGCCAATGGCTTCGATGGCCTCGACTTGGCGTGGAGGTTTCCCGCAACGCAGCTGGACATGGAGAACCTCGGAGATCTTCTCGCGGAATGGCGAGCCGAGATCATGGAGGATTCGACGACCAGATCGACCGAGCCTCTCCTGCTGACGGCTACTGTTTACTTCTCGAACCACCTGTTCGGCATGGCCGACACTAACCTCAACTACCCGATAGACGACATGTCGAGCAGCCTCGATTGGGTGAACATTATCACGTTCAGCCTGCACAAGAACAGCAACGTCACCACGGCTGACGCGCCTCTCTACGACAAGGATTCTCACTTCTCGGCTAGCTATGGTGTCATCTCGTGGCTGGATGCAGGGCTCCCTCCATGCAAGCTTGTGATGGGGATACCTCTGTTTGGAAGGTCTTGGTTCCTCAGAAACAAGGACAAGAACGGGCTAGGAGCACCAACTGCAGCTGCTGGAACAAAGCAGAGAAAGAGCAACCAGATCGGCGTAATCGCGTACGCAGAGATCGAAGAGTACCTGAAGTCTCAGAGTGTTTTTGTTACTCATGACAACCAGTCAGTGGCAGACTACTTCTACAGCGGTGATCTCTGGGTCAGCTTCGACAGTGCCGTGGTTGTGCAGGAGAAGGTGGAGTTTGTGGCGAAGTCTCAGTTGCTTGGGTACTTCCTCTCGACCATCAGCTTTGATGACTCAAACTACACATTGTCCAAGCAAG CATCACAGTCCTGGAATCAATATCATGTTTCTTCATATGCGCAAGGTAGTTTTGGAATTATGCAAGAAGGAGCTATAATCCAAGATCTGCATGCATCAACAGGGTCACCAAGTAGTTGGTATTCAAAAACTCTCAGCTACTTGTTATTGTCAATAATACTTGTATTGGAGGTTCTATAA